The segment ATATACAAGATGGTATGATTAAAGTCGCTGAAATAGGCTACAGCATTTGTAGGGCTTGTCAATAAAATAGACAGATAGAACGCacttatttattcttttttcccaaCTTATTAGCTTCTATGGCCAAGTTGGTAAGGCGCCACACTAGTAATGTGGAGATCATCGGTTCAAATCCGATTGGAAgcacttttttcattcaaaaaaaaaaaagcttggATGATGCCGATCTGTGACAGGCCCATTGCCTCAAGttgggaaaaaaaggaaaatgaatacaTTCATTCAGATAAactatatatacatatatatttgacctttttttttaagatGTTATTGACCAATATTAATATGGTTGGTACTGTTCACTTtatctttaatttttttaatacaATAATCGTTGAGTTTAGTTATATTTTACATgcaaatggaaaatatagaaaaaaaaattcctgaAAGGATGAAATAAGTCTTTGGTATGAATATGTATTATTGGTATTTAAAACCTAGTCAGCGCAAAGAACTATTATTGGAATCCTTTGCATCATcataatcatcatcaccatctGAGACATTGCTGCCAATATTCGAACTCACATTATCGGGATTGACAATGTGTAGTTGTCTTTCTTCCATCATATCGGGCAATGAAGTAGCACTGAATCTTTGGTTTCCGTTATAGATCGAAGGAGGTTCCTCGTACACCACCGAAGGAAAGTGActtcttttgttgatgTTATGTGCATCACCAGTAATGACAGAATCCCTGCCGCCCGGGACCCTTGTCGGCAGATCGTAAGTGGCAAAAGTAGACGCTGTATTCTTTGACAATGCTGTATTATTTCTAGAGGGTATGTGCCAGTTGGAGCTTGAAGTAGACGGAGGAATAACAGGGTTAGCGTCAGCATCACCCAATGAGTACGGCTGGTACTGTTTTGTCTCCTCCAAGTCCACGTGTTGAGAAGATTGGCGACGTTTCTTCcatacaaaaaagaatatggCCAGTGCCAACAAGGCAAGTGTACCACAAACGACGCCTACTACTACACCTGCGATGGCACCACCACTCAATCCTTTACTCTTGGAAGAGTTTGACTTCCCGTTTAGGGAAGTGCTAGTAGAGGATGGTGTAGATGAAACTGCTGCATAAACGGAGGTCCTTGTGATAAAGATCGTGCTTGCTTCTTGGTTAGCTTGAGAAACCACGGACTGCGTCACCACGCGGGTAGTGTAATGCGTAGAAGTACCTATTGAAGTGGATGAGAGGGCGGAGGTAACCGTTGCTGTTGAAGTtgaggatgaagatgacgcagtggatgaagaagttgtCAGCGTAGAGGACGTTTCTGAACTGGAAGAGGCAAAAGTACTAGAGGTAGTAGAAGAAGTAGTAGAAGTAGTGGAAATACTAGTGGAGGTAGTAGAAGTACTAGTagaggaggaagaggaGGTTGTCTCTGAAGAGGAAGTAGTAGTGGAGGTTATAGATGAGGAAGAGGATGATTGTGTAGCAGAAGAACTAGTTGAGGTTTTCGTGTCCGATTTCGTGGACGTTTTTGAATTAACACTTGTGCTTGATGAAGTTTTTGTTGACGATGTTGAAGTTGAAGTAGATGAAGTTGGGTCCGCGGTAGAGGCAGCGTTATTGATATAAACATTCATTGCAGAAGAACCACCACAATTTTGGTAGGGCCAACCAGCACACGTAACGTCACATTTGCTGGAATCTAGCTGCGTCAAAGACTGTAACTGAGATACGGAACCACCACAGTAGCAACCTGtaccattgaaaagagCAACGACAGCCTGGCCAGGGCATTCGTTTTCACAGTAGGAAACCGATTGATACTCGTAAACGCCCTTATAAGTCAGCCCCAATTTTCGTATGTCACTAGCTGCATAGCAAGCTTTATATGTGAATTGATCAGCCAACGCGGCTCGTATACATATGAGCCACACGACGATGAAAGATCTGTGTATGAGTTGTAGGTACATACTCAACTTCTATGATGCTATtgcacaaaaaaaaaatcaaagaaacaattagAGACCAGAAAGTCAgtaaaaatacaaaagagGCGTGCCCTGTAACCGAACAACAATGTTTGTTTTTACTAgatttgttttcttttggcgAAAAACGAAGGTGGAAatgaaaggaagaaaaaaataacaacaatggGGAATCAAAGGCTAACGACGCTTCGGAGCTATAGTTGATCGAGCTGTAGAATCctaaagaattaaaaaaagcgAGTGGATGAGTTGAAAAACCGTTTATATGTTTTATGCTGAGGTTTTCTCCTGTTTATTCTTCGAAGGACGGAGCAGAGAAACAAAGCAGTCACTGGAACTCTTTCCCACGACACtcttaaaaagaaaaccgAAACTGAGCGTTATAAAACGGAACAAAAAAGCTGCTGTAAATGCACTTCTGGGAGAAGTGCTAGCTCACAATATAAAAACTTATTCAAATTTAAGGCGAAAGGAGATAGGGCCCAGATGACCAAATCAAGAATGGCTCAGTGTTGAAACATTCTGCTTAATGTCGAAACAGTCCGTAAACAAACACATTCCCACAAAACACCGCACcgcgaaaaaaaaaaaacgaaaaaacGCGAAATGTCCGTACCTCTACCCGGCCGTAAGCACGTGATAAAGGTGCATTGATCTAGCTGGCTGTTTCGGCTAACGCAATAGCAGGGTTGATGCTTTGGGTGGAAGAAACCTGGGAAGATGCAATGCACTTTTGAAGCCGACTGATGTAACCATGCGCATGTTATTTGCGACTACAGATGTTTTATGTTGTTTCCTGATCTTTTCTGTTGTCATGGTTCAATTTTCTCTGATTTGCTCGTGCGGGCAACGagttaaaaataataagcGTTTGCTgagtgaaatttttcagattatGAGCCATATAGAGATGAGGACTTAACAAGAGAGAAAGTGACGAAATCAACACGATAAAGGCAATATGTCCGGGTCATTAAAGTCTCTAGACAAGAAAATAGCTAAAAGAAAGCAGGTTTATAAACCTGTGCTTGACAATCCGTTTACAAACGAAGCACATATGTGGCCGCGCGTGCACGATCAGCCATTGATCTGGCAGCTGCTGCAGTCCTCTATTTTGAATAAGTTGGCACACATTCAATCAAAGGAAGACTACCCCTGGGAGTTGTATACAgatttcaatgaaattgtGCAGTATCTCAGCGGCGATTACGGGAACAGCGACCCGGTGTGTCTTTTTGTGTGCAATAAAGACCCCGATGTACCCCTTGTGCTCTTGCAGCAAATCCCTCTACTATGCTATATGGCACCCATGGCCGTTAAGCTGGTGCAGCTGCCCAAAAGTGCCATGGATACCCTCAAGTCAATCTCTAAATATGGGATGTTGTTGCTGCGGTGCGACGACAGGATAGACAGGAAATTTGTGTCGCAAATTCAGAAGAACGTCGATCCGCTCCAGTTCCCCTGGCTAAATGCTGTGAAATATCGACCCACATCTGTCAAGCTGTTGAAAACTACAGTACCCATTGTCTCGAAGAAGAGGCAGAAGTAGACGCAATTACCCGCGCAGGTTCTAATTTTCTAGAAGgcggaagaaaaaagttgGCAAAGAAAGcgagaaaaagaaatacaaatgaagcaaaaaattgaaaatctAGCAGGTACTCTTTAGACAAACCGTCAAACTATTACCAAAGTTTGAAACGATCAGAAAATCACAACTCATTTACGATAAATTATGGTTGTCTTGAATCCAAACAACTGGCACTGGGTGGATAAAAACACCTTACCTTGGTCTAAGGACTACTTGAATGGTAAATTAACGAGTTTATCCACTGTTTCCTCTGATGGGAAGAGCATAATCGAGTTAACTCAAGTGAGTAGCATCACTGGTGACTCTAACGTATCTCAAAGGAAAGGCAAGCCGATTTGCTACTTTGATTTACAGTTATCGATGAACGTCAAAGTGACAAATTTAGATACTAATAAGGACAACGAAGACGATGACGGCATACTTGCGGACGGGAAACTAGAAATTCCAGAGTTTATGCATGATGAATCTGATTTCCCAATTTTGTCGCAAGGTTTTGATGCGTTCGATGGATTGGTTAGATCTGAATTTGTCCCTAAAGTAGTGGAGACGCTACTAAAATACCAAGATGACTTGATTGAAGAACACTCAAAGGATATACAAATTTGACCTGTTCATATAACGAAGAGAGGGATGTTACATAGATAGACCACGGTCCCTTTCGATTTACAGTGTTTTCAGTtgttattcttcttcttcttcttccttatACTCACTTAATACATAACATGTATACACAGATACAtagataatgaagaaaatagcaGTGGTAGAAAAGCTTAATAAACATATGGAATAATCTTGTAAGGAACTTTTCTTTCGTACTCTTCCCAGTTTTCGCCATATTTCACACGACACTTATGCTCATCACGTTGTTGACGGTGTAATAACAACGTGGCGAAGTACAACGAGTAGTAATACGTCAAGGGAGTTTGGAACCATGTGGCCAAACACCAGCTTAATGAAATCAACCAATCGCCGAAGTAGTTGATATGCTGCGATTTAGCCCACCATCCGTCACATAATAACTTCGTACCACGTTTTGTCTGGATACTTTTTAAGTTTTCCAATTTGCCCTGTCTGAAC is part of the Saccharomyces paradoxus chromosome XIV, complete sequence genome and harbors:
- the WSC2 gene encoding Wsc2p, yielding MYLQLIHRSFIVVWLICIRAALADQFTYKACYAASDIRKLGLTYKGVYEYQSVSYCENECPGQAVVALFNGTGCYCGGSVSQLQSLTQLDSSKCDVTCAGWPYQNCGGSSAMNVYINNAASTADPTSSTSTSTSSTKTSSSTSVNSKTSTKSDTKTSTSSSATQSSSSSSITSTTTSSSETTSSSSSTSTSTTSTSISTTSTTSSTTSSTFASSSSETSSTLTTSSSTASSSSSTSTATVTSALSSTSIGTSTHYTTRVVTQSVVSQANQEASTIFITRTSVYAAVSSTPSSTSTSLNGKSNSSKSKGLSGGAIAGVVVGVVCGTLALLALAIFFFVWKKRRQSSQHVDLEETKQYQPYSLGDADANPVIPPSTSSSNWHIPSRNNTALSKNTASTFATYDLPTRVPGGRDSVITGDAHNINKRSHFPSVVYEEPPSIYNGNQRFSATSLPDMMEERQLHIVNPDNVSSNIGSNVSDGDDDYDDAKDSNNSSLR
- the POP3 gene encoding Pop3p (Subunit of both RNase MRP and nuclear RNase P~similar to YNL282W) translates to MSGSLKSLDKKIAKRKQVYKPVLDNPFTNEAHMWPRVHDQPLIWQLLQSSILNKLAHIQSKEDYPWELYTDFNEIVQYLSGDYGNSDPVCLFVCNKDPDVPLVLLQQIPLLCYMAPMAVKLVQLPKSAMDTLKSISKYGMLLLRCDDRIDRKFVSQIQKNVDPLQFPWLNAVKYRPTSVKLLKTTVPIVSKKRQK
- the HCH1 gene encoding Hch1p (Heat shock protein regulator~similar to YNL281W), coding for MVVLNPNNWHWVDKNTLPWSKDYLNGKLTSLSTVSSDGKSIIELTQVSSITGDSNVSQRKGKPICYFDLQLSMNVKVTNLDTNKDNEDDDGILADGKLEIPEFMHDESDFPILSQGFDAFDGLVRSEFVPKVVETLLKYQDDLIEEHSKDIQI